A stretch of the Hydra vulgaris chromosome 09, alternate assembly HydraT2T_AEP genome encodes the following:
- the LOC136084541 gene encoding uncharacterized protein LOC136084541 isoform X1: protein MLDGACGSSLDLRQEVVANFPRYQATKEIIKKGKRKVVPPQPTDRKDLILELEWELTSNENDMESEVSCFLIDFESAFVSALSITFPRVTVRGCFFHFGQAVWRKVQNLGLTSFYDNQDVKKLVHRLAALPLADPNIYEELWEEINHSAPNITGIADLLLYFYNTWLSPNALFPYSIWNHFENDGLRTTNHVEGWHNAFHNEMNRRISQHI, encoded by the exons ATGCTTGATGGTGCTTGCGGCTCAAGTTTAGATTTACGTCAAGAAGTTGTAGCAAATTTCCCACGTTATCAAGCTACAAAAGAAATTATCAAAAAGGGAAAAAGAAAAGTAGTTCCACCTCAACCAACTGATAGAAAAGATTTAATTCTTGAGTTAGAATGGGAATTGACTTCCAacg aaaatgatATGGAAAGTGaagtttcatgttttttaatcGATTTTGAATCAGCATTTGTATCTGCATTAAGTATAACTTTCCCAAGAGTGACAGTTCGTggatgtttttttcattttgggcAGGCAGTATGGAGAAAG gtaCAAAATTTAGgtttaacaagtttttatgACAATCAAGATGTGAAAAAGCTTGTTCATCGTCTTGCTGCATTGCCACTTGCAGACCCTAATATTTATGAAGAACTTTGGGAAGAAATTAATCATAGTGCACCTAATATTACTGGAATTGCAGActtattgctatatttttataatacttgGCTCTCTCCAAATGCACTTTTTCCATATAGTATATGgaatcattttgaaaatgatgGTCTCAGAACTACAAATCATGTTGAag GTTGGCATAATGCTTTTCATAATGAAATGAATAGACGAATATCTCAACATATAtga
- the LOC136084541 gene encoding uncharacterized protein LOC136084541 isoform X2, which yields MSDQMFPVLYCLLPDKKTITYVRLFNLIKEIIMENDMESEVSCFLIDFESAFVSALSITFPRVTVRGCFFHFGQAVWRKVQNLGLTSFYDNQDVKKLVHRLAALPLADPNIYEELWEEINHSAPNITGIADLLLYFYNTWLSPNALFPYSIWNHFENDGLRTTNHVEGWHNAFHNEMNRRISQHI from the exons ATGTCCGATCAGATGTTTCCTGTATTGTACTGTTTGTTGCCGGATAAAAAGACAATAACTTATGTGAGGTTGTTTAacctaataaaagaaataattatgg aaaatgatATGGAAAGTGaagtttcatgttttttaatcGATTTTGAATCAGCATTTGTATCTGCATTAAGTATAACTTTCCCAAGAGTGACAGTTCGTggatgtttttttcattttgggcAGGCAGTATGGAGAAAG gtaCAAAATTTAGgtttaacaagtttttatgACAATCAAGATGTGAAAAAGCTTGTTCATCGTCTTGCTGCATTGCCACTTGCAGACCCTAATATTTATGAAGAACTTTGGGAAGAAATTAATCATAGTGCACCTAATATTACTGGAATTGCAGActtattgctatatttttataatacttgGCTCTCTCCAAATGCACTTTTTCCATATAGTATATGgaatcattttgaaaatgatgGTCTCAGAACTACAAATCATGTTGAag GTTGGCATAATGCTTTTCATAATGAAATGAATAGACGAATATCTCAACATATAtga